The Treponema primitia ZAS-1 genome window below encodes:
- a CDS encoding LIC_12708 family protein, which produces MKLHPLLVCVPLILFSACTRQGLVSIAREDHFALEIGRLEDQIDLYNLEGGRSNRKTSLAMRDGLFYIADGNGGKVVHYTSYGDLLFMIYNEKTNPPPLTLRTDVETEGVGTRGAFPYPLEEPGNITVDTRKHIYVEDRLPYERRSFDTENRIIEDAIVLHFDANGRFVEYLGKEGIGGSPFPKIERISVSVQDEFAVVCRMPTGWNIYWYDAEGVLLYFLPLRNEIIPTPPDRMPVFPSIDTIAVSPDSRKLFIKVDYYRETFDESTNTKLGAEPDSSVIWMMNVEDGTYSGTIEVPFFEHHVTENNRRITEKLLYSLLGAVKNDRVLLIFPVEDGYSIMILSVNPHEQRRGFIQVKDEELQYNAFYISAEGILSALLATDFQAKLVWWRTDRLLEEGSPL; this is translated from the coding sequence GAGGATCATTTTGCCCTGGAAATTGGGCGTTTAGAGGATCAGATCGACCTCTACAACCTGGAGGGAGGGCGGAGCAACCGAAAAACCTCCCTGGCAATGAGGGATGGTCTGTTCTATATTGCCGACGGTAACGGGGGAAAGGTGGTCCACTATACCTCCTACGGAGATCTCCTGTTCATGATCTATAACGAAAAAACCAACCCGCCGCCCCTGACACTGCGGACCGATGTGGAAACCGAAGGGGTGGGAACCCGGGGGGCTTTTCCGTATCCTCTGGAGGAACCGGGGAACATCACCGTGGATACCCGCAAACATATCTATGTGGAAGACCGGCTTCCCTATGAGCGCCGTAGTTTTGACACGGAAAACAGGATCATTGAAGACGCCATAGTCCTCCATTTCGACGCTAACGGGCGCTTTGTGGAATATCTTGGTAAGGAGGGCATAGGGGGATCCCCCTTTCCCAAAATCGAGCGGATTAGCGTTTCGGTACAGGATGAATTTGCCGTTGTCTGCCGTATGCCCACGGGCTGGAATATCTATTGGTATGACGCCGAGGGAGTCCTGCTGTATTTTCTTCCCCTGCGAAATGAAATTATCCCCACACCTCCGGACCGTATGCCCGTATTTCCTTCAATTGATACTATTGCGGTGTCTCCGGACAGCCGGAAGCTCTTTATCAAAGTTGATTATTACCGGGAAACCTTCGATGAATCCACCAACACCAAACTTGGTGCGGAACCGGATAGTTCTGTAATCTGGATGATGAATGTGGAAGACGGAACCTACAGCGGTACCATCGAAGTACCGTTCTTTGAGCACCATGTTACGGAAAATAACCGCCGCATCACAGAAAAGCTCCTCTATTCCCTTTTAGGGGCGGTAAAAAACGACCGGGTATTGCTCATCTTTCCGGTGGAGGACGGGTATTCCATCATGATCCTCTCCGTTAATCCCCACGAACAACGCCGGGGTTTTATCCAGGTAAAAGATGAAGAACTTCAATACAACGCTTTTTATATCTCCGCCGAAGGTATCCTATCGGCCCTCCTTGCCACGGATTTCCAGGCAAAACTGGTCTGGTGGCGCACCGACAGGTTGCTGGAAGAGGGTAGTCCCTTATAG
- a CDS encoding (deoxy)nucleoside triphosphate pyrophosphohydrolase: MHTSVAGIAWDNGRFFIALRSSGGDMGDRWEFPGGKVEEGESDEMALKREYEEEFGAPVTVGPLLGTASFEHHGITRQVNAYRIYFTDTNFTLTEHTQWRWASIDEIELLPFVDSDLKLVPALKKASFS, from the coding sequence TTGCATACATCAGTCGCAGGAATCGCCTGGGATAATGGACGCTTCTTCATAGCACTGCGCAGCAGTGGCGGGGATATGGGGGATAGGTGGGAATTCCCCGGGGGTAAGGTGGAAGAGGGGGAGTCCGACGAAATGGCCCTCAAACGGGAATATGAAGAGGAATTCGGGGCGCCTGTCACCGTGGGTCCCCTTTTGGGGACCGCAAGCTTTGAACACCACGGCATTACCCGCCAGGTAAACGCTTACCGGATTTATTTTACCGATACCAATTTCACGCTTACCGAACATACCCAATGGCGCTGGGCTAGTATTGATGAAATTGAGCTGCTGCCCTTTGTCGATTCGGATCTCAAGCTGGTTCCGGCCTTAAAAAAGGCTAGTTTTTCTTAG
- a CDS encoding omptin family outer membrane protease yields MTIGVFPVLSYGQDDINFTIGKTPYRISLSTGTGVLLGQSEEIVYKYSKKDDKLSQLNWDLNPLVYLGSALSFSRADPLAGLGVAADLSVKFGLPILSGTMEDRDWHDSSVSTSYDDPRLTNFSSHDAYIQGAMLLDVSGGISIPIAAEVVIKAMLSVSYMRFSWIAQDGYLEYMQDGWDKKYLQGTGITYDQNWLILSPELGLFWPFHQVLTLDFRFFISPLIFASNTDTHINKNVQYSDIIQGGLYLEPYLDLSFSSNQNLSLVLHGSWRYITGTRGDTYLLMIGSSSNLFQKNPDGIRAGASYSAFDLGLSLKFALPLGKLSKKN; encoded by the coding sequence ATGACTATTGGCGTATTTCCGGTTTTGAGCTATGGCCAGGATGATATAAACTTTACCATTGGCAAGACCCCCTACAGGATCTCTCTGTCCACCGGGACCGGGGTCCTTCTGGGGCAGTCCGAAGAAATTGTTTATAAGTATTCCAAAAAGGATGATAAACTTAGCCAGCTCAACTGGGACCTAAATCCCCTGGTGTACCTGGGTTCAGCCCTGTCTTTTTCCCGTGCCGATCCCCTTGCCGGCCTTGGCGTCGCGGCGGATCTGTCGGTTAAGTTTGGACTTCCAATTTTAAGCGGAACCATGGAAGACCGGGATTGGCACGATTCTTCGGTTTCTACAAGTTATGATGATCCGCGTTTAACCAATTTTTCCTCCCATGACGCCTATATTCAGGGGGCGATGCTACTGGATGTTTCGGGGGGTATCTCGATCCCCATTGCCGCGGAAGTGGTAATCAAGGCCATGCTTTCCGTTTCGTATATGCGGTTTTCCTGGATAGCCCAGGATGGTTACCTCGAATATATGCAGGATGGATGGGATAAAAAATATCTTCAGGGAACCGGCATCACCTATGATCAGAATTGGTTAATCCTCTCACCGGAACTCGGGCTTTTTTGGCCGTTTCACCAAGTTTTAACGCTGGATTTCCGTTTTTTTATTAGCCCTCTGATATTCGCCAGCAATACGGATACTCACATAAATAAAAACGTACAGTACAGCGATATAATACAAGGAGGATTGTATTTGGAACCATATCTGGATCTTAGTTTCTCTTCCAATCAAAATCTTTCATTGGTTTTACACGGTTCCTGGCGGTACATTACCGGTACCCGCGGAGATACCTATTTGTTAATGATAGGTTCAAGTTCTAATCTCTTCCAAAAAAACCCTGACGGAATCCGGGCCGGCGCTTCCTATTCAGCCTTTGATTTAGGGCTCTCCCTGAAATTCGCCCTCCCCCTGGGGAAGCTTTCTAAGAAAAACTAG
- a CDS encoding DUF445 domain-containing protein, with amino-acid sequence MNPLLIWLIPPLIGAVIGYITNAVAIKMLFRPLKEVRVFGIRLPFTPGILPRQRHKLAENIGAIVEQQLLTPEILVARLRQEDVRNSLKTAIAGYMEKLINAPDTAKPITDFLKKPEIHRLMEIHGRVFLNNAILRLNVFQRFFLSAGQFDNTLHDRMPEIIDDLIRQLDEILKDRDIQAGILTFFGDEFSERGLQVLEEKSAALLKTINIKALVSKRIDSLDMLSVEHIVLDVMANQLKWINIFGAILGALIGLFQSVFSWFIR; translated from the coding sequence ATGAACCCCCTCCTGATTTGGCTTATCCCCCCTCTTATAGGGGCCGTGATAGGGTATATAACCAATGCGGTGGCTATAAAAATGCTGTTCCGGCCCCTAAAGGAGGTCCGGGTTTTTGGTATCCGCCTGCCCTTTACCCCGGGGATACTGCCCCGGCAGCGGCATAAGCTGGCGGAAAATATCGGCGCCATTGTGGAACAGCAGCTCCTGACTCCGGAAATACTTGTTGCCCGGCTGCGGCAGGAGGATGTGCGGAACAGCCTTAAGACTGCCATAGCGGGGTATATGGAAAAACTAATAAACGCCCCGGATACTGCCAAACCCATTACCGATTTTCTGAAAAAACCGGAGATCCATCGGCTCATGGAAATTCATGGCCGGGTCTTTCTGAACAACGCAATCCTTAGGTTAAACGTATTTCAGCGCTTCTTTTTATCCGCCGGTCAATTTGATAATACCCTTCATGACCGGATGCCGGAGATTATCGACGATCTTATCCGTCAGCTGGATGAAATCCTGAAGGACCGGGATATACAAGCGGGGATACTAACATTCTTTGGGGATGAATTTTCGGAACGGGGCCTCCAAGTATTAGAAGAAAAAAGCGCTGCCCTGTTAAAAACTATCAATATTAAAGCGCTGGTTTCCAAGAGGATCGATTCCTTGGACATGCTTTCGGTGGAACATATCGTTCTGGATGTAATGGCTAACCAGCTCAAGTGGATTAACATTTTTGGCGCCATTTTGGGCGCCCTCATCGGACTCTTCCAATCGGTCTTTTCCTGGTTTATCCGATAA
- a CDS encoding leucine-rich repeat protein produces the protein MKRMYFVFVLWLSVFLLVLESCDNPASPAIGNGPANQEIPEEKEPSGKTSDPDDSTDVEDLKDPDDSADHQDPEDPDDQADIGDPEDPDDSADIRDPEDLDDSADIGDPEDLDDSADIEDPEDPDDSADGDGTDDPEAEFPEGEGANGTLSYTVEFPGDKVRSALMTLSRLDNAGQYQPRRILDLRENYIDAASAGSLTLPPGCYQLELSLNSLYPKVVKTEILYIYPETETIAPVYHFDTTEFSSPIELTGTKELQDYLAKQQINTEANPYIITVGGIDLSSSKTKATENNLIDLYTVLNRYAALDLSDCFGKLFYKFTLAKAPNKAKIRALILPSELKTIPVNAFVDCAALVSVDMPGVTTVSHGAFDGCAKLEAVYLDNVERIENEGGSTVGAFNNCTALTSVFLPRAVKVEKKSFNSCTSLSIVYLPQAAIIGDKAFADCTSLECLILGETPPELGKSVFAGTNPGIIYVPSSAIDTYQNTVTTGWTDVLKAKVRALP, from the coding sequence ATGAAAAGAATGTATTTTGTTTTTGTGCTTTGGCTATCCGTGTTTCTGCTGGTTCTTGAATCCTGCGATAATCCGGCTAGTCCCGCTATCGGGAATGGACCGGCTAACCAGGAAATCCCAGAAGAAAAAGAGCCGTCAGGTAAAACATCCGATCCTGATGATTCGACCGATGTCGAGGACCTGAAAGATCCTGATGATTCGGCTGATCATCAGGACCCGGAGGATCCTGATGATCAGGCTGATATTGGGGACCCGGAGGATCCTGATGATTCGGCCGATATTAGGGACCCGGAGGATCTTGATGATTCGGCCGATATTGGGGACCCGGAGGATCTTGATGATTCGGCTGATATTGAGGATCCAGAGGATCCTGATGATTCGGCCGATGGGGATGGTACGGATGACCCTGAGGCAGAGTTTCCCGAAGGGGAGGGCGCCAACGGAACCCTTTCCTATACCGTGGAATTTCCCGGGGACAAGGTCCGGTCCGCCCTGATGACCCTATCCAGGCTGGATAACGCCGGTCAATACCAGCCCAGGCGAATCCTCGATCTCCGGGAAAATTATATCGACGCGGCCAGCGCAGGTTCCCTTACCCTGCCCCCAGGCTGTTACCAGCTGGAACTGAGTCTGAATTCTTTGTACCCCAAGGTGGTTAAGACTGAGATTTTATACATTTACCCCGAAACGGAAACCATCGCACCGGTCTATCACTTTGATACCACTGAATTTTCGAGTCCGATAGAATTGACCGGTACTAAAGAGTTGCAGGACTATCTTGCGAAGCAACAAATAAATACTGAGGCAAATCCGTATATCATCACGGTAGGGGGAATTGATTTGTCAAGCTCCAAGACCAAGGCAACTGAAAATAATCTGATAGATCTCTATACAGTTTTAAATCGCTATGCGGCCCTGGACCTTAGTGACTGCTTCGGGAAATTATTTTACAAATTTACCTTAGCAAAGGCGCCTAATAAGGCCAAAATACGGGCGCTTATTTTACCATCTGAATTAAAAACGATTCCCGTCAATGCCTTTGTGGATTGCGCAGCGTTGGTTTCAGTGGATATGCCCGGGGTCACCACCGTTTCCCACGGGGCGTTCGATGGCTGTGCCAAACTTGAAGCAGTATATTTGGATAACGTGGAACGTATAGAAAATGAGGGCGGTAGCACCGTTGGGGCTTTTAATAATTGTACCGCCCTTACTTCGGTATTTTTGCCACGGGCGGTAAAAGTTGAAAAAAAGTCCTTTAACTCCTGTACATCCCTTTCCATTGTTTATTTGCCCCAGGCAGCCATCATTGGCGATAAGGCATTTGCAGACTGTACTAGCCTTGAATGTCTCATCCTTGGTGAAACACCCCCTGAATTGGGGAAGTCCGTGTTTGCCGGCACAAACCCCGGGATCATATACGTACCATCATCGGCGATTGATACGTATCAAAATACCGTAACTACAGGCTGGACCGACGTCTTAAAAGCTAAGGTCAGGGCATTGCCTTAA
- the recA gene encoding recombinase RecA, with protein MKWKKTRGNPLASNEEKEKALEAARLQIEKQFGSGSLMKLGAHINASGIEVIPSGALLLDEALGIGGFPRGRIIEIYGPESSGKTTLALHVVAEAQKMGGVAAFVDAEHALDPVYAKNLGVNTDELWISQPDTGEQALEITESLVRSGAVDVIVVDSVAALTPQAEIEGDMGDAHMGLQARLMSQALRKLTATIGKSRTILIFINQIRMKIGVMFGNPETTTGGNALKFYASVRLDVRKFETIEGGGDEDAVGNRVRVKVVKNKVAPPFRKAELEIIFGKGISAIASLLDAAVKYDIIEKKGAWFSYGEEKVGQGRENAKKYLEENPAFASEVEQKLRKIMFPGRDFSPQGQGKLNPVTPASSAPTGATVSVADPVGGASTPPPASGLAAAATAVQAAAPKPPAGITLGTPPASPEAPAVSRGRGRPPLNKPAASTETISIGRKPNKGDDSLF; from the coding sequence ATGAAGTGGAAAAAAACCAGGGGAAACCCCCTGGCCTCAAACGAAGAAAAAGAGAAGGCCCTGGAGGCTGCCCGGCTCCAGATTGAAAAGCAATTTGGTTCCGGGTCATTGATGAAGCTGGGCGCTCATATCAACGCCTCAGGTATAGAGGTGATCCCCTCGGGGGCACTGCTCCTGGACGAAGCTTTGGGGATAGGCGGCTTTCCGCGGGGGCGGATCATCGAGATCTATGGCCCGGAATCTTCAGGGAAAACCACTTTGGCGCTCCACGTTGTCGCGGAAGCTCAGAAAATGGGTGGTGTGGCGGCCTTTGTAGACGCAGAACACGCCCTGGACCCGGTTTACGCCAAAAATCTGGGGGTCAATACCGATGAACTCTGGATTTCCCAGCCCGATACGGGTGAGCAGGCCCTGGAAATCACCGAAAGCCTGGTCCGTTCCGGCGCCGTAGACGTAATCGTGGTAGACTCCGTGGCAGCCCTAACCCCCCAAGCGGAAATTGAGGGTGATATGGGTGACGCCCATATGGGCCTTCAAGCCCGGCTTATGAGTCAAGCCCTGCGAAAGCTCACCGCCACCATCGGAAAATCCCGGACTATCCTCATATTCATCAACCAGATCCGTATGAAAATCGGTGTCATGTTCGGTAACCCCGAAACAACTACCGGCGGTAATGCTCTGAAATTCTACGCCTCGGTGCGTCTCGATGTGCGTAAGTTTGAGACCATCGAAGGTGGGGGCGACGAGGACGCCGTGGGCAACCGGGTACGGGTCAAGGTGGTGAAAAACAAGGTAGCCCCGCCCTTTAGGAAGGCGGAATTAGAAATAATCTTTGGCAAGGGCATTTCCGCCATAGCCAGTCTCCTGGACGCAGCGGTTAAATATGATATCATCGAGAAAAAAGGCGCATGGTTTTCCTACGGCGAAGAAAAGGTCGGCCAAGGCCGGGAAAATGCAAAAAAATACCTGGAAGAAAACCCTGCCTTCGCCTCTGAAGTGGAACAAAAACTCCGAAAAATCATGTTCCCCGGCCGGGATTTCTCCCCGCAAGGCCAAGGAAAACTAAACCCCGTCACCCCGGCAAGCAGCGCCCCAACTGGAGCCACTGTTTCTGTAGCGGACCCTGTAGGAGGAGCGTCTACTCCCCCGCCGGCTTCCGGTCTTGCCGCCGCCGCTACCGCTGTTCAGGCAGCCGCACCCAAACCCCCCGCAGGAATCACCCTGGGCACCCCCCCAGCCTCGCCGGAAGCGCCAGCTGTCTCCAGGGGCCGTGGCAGACCTCCCCTAAACAAACCCGCCGCCTCCACGGAGACCATCTCCATAGGCCGGAAACCCAACAAAGGAGACGACAGCCTTTTCTAA
- a CDS encoding segregation and condensation protein A, translated as MDTTNTSVVHNFRVNEFEGPLDLLLFLIKKNEVNLYDIPISQITEQYLDYLRFVTQLDLEDLTEFHAMAASLLYIKSRMLLPIELDLEDDIDDPRQELVDKLIEYQRFKKLSDLMEEKEKEAEWVMERKKLQRTLPFAEDELWEKVDIWELVKTFSSIISNLPGERILDMHEEVSINEKLTLISEFLEIKGECNFTDLLVRNGSIMDIVCAFLALLEAVKLKKVVVFQNRMFGDILIRPGIGADDVLAEGAS; from the coding sequence ATGGATACCACAAATACCTCCGTAGTCCACAATTTCAGGGTAAATGAGTTTGAAGGTCCCCTGGACCTTCTCCTTTTCCTCATCAAAAAAAATGAAGTCAATCTGTATGATATTCCCATTTCCCAGATTACCGAGCAATATCTGGATTATCTCCGCTTTGTCACCCAGCTTGATCTGGAGGATCTTACCGAATTCCACGCCATGGCGGCATCCCTTTTGTATATAAAATCCAGAATGCTCCTGCCCATTGAGTTGGACCTGGAAGACGATATTGACGATCCCCGGCAGGAGTTGGTGGATAAACTCATTGAGTATCAGCGGTTCAAAAAACTATCCGATCTGATGGAAGAAAAGGAAAAAGAGGCTGAATGGGTCATGGAGCGTAAAAAACTCCAGCGGACCCTGCCTTTTGCGGAGGATGAGCTCTGGGAAAAGGTGGATATCTGGGAGTTGGTTAAAACCTTCTCGTCCATTATATCTAATCTTCCCGGGGAGAGGATCCTCGACATGCACGAGGAAGTATCGATTAATGAAAAATTAACCCTTATTTCCGAATTCCTGGAGATAAAAGGGGAGTGTAACTTTACCGATCTGCTGGTCAGAAATGGTTCTATCATGGATATTGTATGTGCCTTCCTAGCCTTGTTGGAGGCGGTAAAACTCAAGAAGGTTGTGGTTTTCCAGAACCGTATGTTCGGGGATATTTTAATACGCCCCGGCATAGGCGCCGACGATGTTTTGGCTGAGGGAGCATCATAA
- the scpB gene encoding SMC-Scp complex subunit ScpB translates to MDIRAEKETALIEAILYLEADPLDEAGLIRISGLSKDVIQKALSNLEGRYAREDSGVELSRIGGGVMISPKKEYWDNLRERYGKKNESKLSKAALETLSIIAYKQPITRSEIESMRGVSADNMIRLLLEKELIRELGKKDIPGKPIQYGTTREFLKFFRLESIADLPKLSESETDRFELNG, encoded by the coding sequence ATGGATATACGGGCAGAGAAAGAAACGGCATTGATAGAAGCCATCCTCTACCTTGAGGCAGATCCCCTGGATGAAGCGGGTTTAATCCGCATATCCGGCCTGTCCAAGGATGTGATCCAAAAGGCATTGAGCAATCTGGAAGGACGTTATGCCCGGGAAGATTCCGGGGTAGAACTGTCCAGAATTGGCGGAGGGGTCATGATCTCCCCCAAGAAAGAATACTGGGACAACCTGAGGGAACGGTACGGTAAAAAGAACGAATCCAAGCTTTCCAAGGCAGCCCTGGAAACGCTTTCCATTATTGCCTACAAACAGCCCATCACCCGCAGCGAGATCGAGTCGATGCGGGGTGTTTCAGCGGATAATATGATCCGCCTGCTTCTGGAAAAGGAACTTATCCGGGAGCTAGGGAAAAAGGACATACCCGGGAAGCCCATCCAGTATGGTACCACCAGGGAATTTCTCAAATTCTTCCGCCTGGAGAGTATCGCCGATTTACCCAAACTAAGCGAAAGTGAGACCGACCGGTTTGAACTTAACGGATAA
- a CDS encoding pseudouridine synthase, whose translation MNLTDKESPDTSEHGPLRLQVYLAHAGVASRRACEGLISSGRVSVNGQVVTVLGTRVLPIDDIRLDGVALQIETQFHYLALNKPPMYICSSSDPQGRSLAKDLLPMPRERLYNVGRLDYRSSGLIIFTNDGDFAAKVSHPSAKIKKEYLVEATGPIPDTMIAEFQKGLEIEGVFYRSTEIERLGRKSIRVVLIEGKNREIRRVFSHFHLHPSKLHRIRIGPVVLGSLGAGESRALTEEEKEILLQRRA comes from the coding sequence TTGAACTTAACGGATAAAGAAAGCCCCGATACTTCGGAGCACGGGCCGCTCCGGCTTCAGGTCTACCTCGCCCATGCCGGGGTAGCCTCCCGCCGGGCTTGCGAGGGGCTCATCAGTTCCGGCCGAGTAAGCGTAAATGGCCAGGTGGTAACCGTTCTGGGGACCCGGGTATTACCCATCGACGATATACGTCTGGACGGGGTCGCCCTGCAAATCGAAACCCAATTCCACTATCTGGCCCTTAATAAACCTCCCATGTATATATGCAGTTCCTCGGATCCCCAGGGCAGGTCCCTTGCAAAGGACCTGCTCCCCATGCCTCGGGAACGGCTATACAATGTGGGCCGCCTGGATTACCGTTCCTCGGGGCTCATCATCTTTACCAATGACGGTGATTTCGCCGCAAAGGTAAGCCATCCATCGGCGAAAATCAAAAAAGAGTACCTGGTGGAAGCCACCGGACCTATTCCGGATACCATGATTGCAGAATTTCAGAAGGGCCTGGAAATCGAAGGGGTATTCTATCGCTCCACGGAAATCGAACGCCTGGGTCGAAAGTCCATCCGGGTGGTTCTTATTGAGGGCAAAAACCGGGAGATTCGCCGGGTTTTCTCCCATTTCCACCTACACCCCAGTAAACTCCACCGCATCAGAATTGGCCCGGTGGTTTTAGGCAGCCTTGGAGCAGGGGAGTCCCGGGCCCTCACAGAGGAAGAAAAAGAAATTTTGTTGCAGAGGAGAGCATAG
- the rpsA gene encoding 30S ribosomal protein S1, which translates to MVIAIDGPAGSGKSTIAKYLAEKLKLPGEKSFTYVNSGNLYRAITLGCIHSHIDPLDQTAALAYAKSARIEYKDGDVYLEGENVVSLLHTDEIDRFVAPLSANVPIRHVVNDLIRTIAGDLNVVVEGRDMTTVVFTDSKYRFYLDASAEARAKRRFDQGVSKLSLEEILAAIRERDEIDKNKVEGSLKIAPGVRYLDTSDLTINQVYDKLIEEITNIQIEGSTMGQLEVESDTSPIEESNVQKPANSQDDIQTQLQEKYLKSLEQLEEGQLVDGHVIQVTPDQVFIDVGYKSEGKIPIGEFAEVPKVGDVVSVILIAKENKYGEVIVSKQKADVKLFWKNLRQAFQDHTMVEGTIEKLVKGGYDVDLGAGVRAFLPISQSDAQKVDKPEKLLELKTNFYVERLYSDGKVNIVVNRRKWLEEEIEQKRKDFFEKTQIGDDVSGAVKSFTSFGAFIDLGGFDGLLHINDMSWGHVTRPKDFVKKGQEIRLKVIRIDPQERRINLSLKHFTDDPWVHFEDKYHVNDIIKGKVTKLTDFGAFVELEEGIEGLVHISEFSWVKKIQKPEEVLAIGDDTECMILGYDLQAGRVSLGLKQVTPNPWTEIEAKYPVGTRLTRKVAKITNAGAFIELEEGIDGFLHGDDISWTKKIKHPGSEFSVGQEIELMVISVDAEDKNIRLGIKQLSEDPWQSFASSYKPGSLVEGEVSSVTDFGVFVRVPGGIEGLIHKSNLPENREDDPDELLKKYNVGDKIKAVVLEMQPDKQKVAFSIKDYQKKVQRDELSRYMAAEESDGSTFTLGDFLKSKNTPEE; encoded by the coding sequence GTGGTTATTGCTATTGACGGGCCTGCGGGATCGGGAAAAAGTACCATCGCCAAGTATTTAGCGGAAAAGCTGAAACTGCCCGGGGAAAAGTCCTTTACCTATGTAAATTCGGGGAACCTTTATCGGGCCATAACCCTGGGGTGCATCCACAGCCATATCGATCCCCTGGATCAGACGGCGGCCTTAGCTTACGCCAAATCCGCACGCATTGAGTACAAGGATGGAGATGTGTACCTGGAAGGGGAAAATGTGGTTTCCCTGCTCCACACCGATGAAATTGACCGATTCGTTGCCCCTCTATCAGCGAATGTACCCATACGTCATGTGGTAAATGATCTTATCCGGACAATAGCCGGAGACTTGAATGTGGTGGTAGAGGGCCGGGATATGACCACCGTAGTTTTTACCGATTCGAAATACCGGTTTTACCTGGACGCTTCCGCGGAGGCCCGGGCAAAACGGCGCTTTGACCAGGGGGTATCCAAGCTCAGTTTAGAGGAGATCCTTGCCGCTATCCGGGAGCGGGATGAAATTGACAAAAATAAAGTTGAAGGAAGCCTTAAAATCGCTCCCGGAGTGCGCTATTTGGACACATCGGACTTGACCATTAACCAAGTTTATGACAAATTGATAGAGGAAATAACGAATATACAGATAGAAGGATCAACCATGGGCCAGTTGGAAGTGGAATCGGACACTAGTCCGATAGAAGAATCAAACGTACAGAAACCCGCAAATTCTCAGGATGATATTCAGACGCAGCTGCAGGAAAAGTATCTCAAGAGCCTTGAACAGCTTGAAGAGGGGCAGTTGGTAGATGGCCATGTCATTCAGGTTACCCCTGATCAGGTCTTTATCGACGTGGGGTATAAATCCGAAGGGAAAATACCCATCGGAGAATTCGCTGAAGTCCCCAAGGTGGGGGATGTGGTGTCGGTTATTCTCATAGCCAAGGAGAATAAATACGGTGAAGTAATTGTTTCCAAGCAAAAAGCGGATGTAAAGCTTTTTTGGAAAAATTTACGTCAGGCCTTCCAGGATCATACCATGGTAGAGGGGACCATCGAAAAGCTTGTTAAGGGCGGCTACGATGTGGACCTTGGCGCCGGGGTACGGGCCTTTCTGCCTATCAGCCAGTCCGATGCCCAGAAAGTGGACAAACCGGAGAAACTCCTGGAGCTTAAAACCAATTTTTATGTTGAACGGCTTTATTCAGATGGAAAAGTTAATATTGTAGTAAACCGCCGCAAATGGCTCGAAGAAGAAATTGAGCAAAAACGGAAGGATTTCTTTGAAAAGACCCAGATCGGCGACGACGTAAGCGGGGCGGTAAAGAGTTTTACCTCCTTCGGCGCCTTTATCGACCTGGGGGGCTTCGACGGCCTGCTCCACATCAACGATATGAGCTGGGGCCATGTAACCCGGCCCAAGGACTTTGTTAAGAAGGGTCAGGAGATACGTCTTAAGGTTATCCGCATTGATCCCCAGGAAAGACGGATAAATCTTTCGTTAAAACATTTTACCGATGATCCCTGGGTCCATTTTGAGGACAAATACCACGTCAACGATATTATCAAAGGCAAGGTTACCAAGCTCACCGATTTTGGCGCCTTTGTGGAACTTGAGGAAGGTATCGAAGGGCTGGTGCATATTTCAGAATTCTCCTGGGTAAAAAAGATACAGAAGCCTGAGGAAGTACTTGCCATCGGTGACGATACTGAATGTATGATCCTGGGTTACGATCTCCAGGCGGGTAGGGTGTCCCTGGGGCTTAAACAGGTTACTCCCAACCCTTGGACCGAAATAGAAGCGAAGTATCCCGTAGGGACCAGGCTTACCCGCAAGGTTGCAAAGATCACCAATGCCGGGGCCTTTATCGAACTGGAAGAGGGCATCGACGGCTTCCTCCACGGGGATGATATTTCCTGGACTAAAAAGATCAAACATCCGGGAAGCGAATTTTCAGTGGGCCAGGAAATTGAGCTCATGGTTATCAGTGTTGATGCTGAGGACAAAAATATCCGGCTGGGCATTAAACAGCTTTCGGAAGATCCCTGGCAGAGTTTTGCTTCCAGCTATAAACCGGGTTCCCTGGTTGAAGGTGAAGTTTCATCGGTCACCGACTTTGGTGTTTTTGTCCGGGTACCCGGCGGTATTGAAGGGCTCATTCATAAATCTAATCTTCCGGAAAACCGGGAGGACGACCCGGATGAACTTCTTAAAAAGTACAATGTTGGGGATAAAATAAAAGCGGTGGTTTTGGAAATGCAGCCGGATAAGCAGAAGGTAGCTTTTTCTATCAAGGACTATCAGAAGAAGGTCCAGCGGGATGAGTTATCCCGGTATATGGCGGCTGAAGAATCCGATGGATCCACCTTTACCCTTGGGGATTTTTTAAAGTCGAAAAATACTCCCGAGGAGTAA